A single genomic interval of Daucus carota subsp. sativus chromosome 1, DH1 v3.0, whole genome shotgun sequence harbors:
- the LOC135150732 gene encoding cytochrome c oxidase subunit 3: protein MIESQRHSYHLVDPSPWPISGSLGALATTVGGVMYMHPFQGGATLLSLGLIFLLYTMFVWWRDVLRESTLEGHHTKVVQLGPRYGFILFIVSEVMFLFALFWASSHSSLAPTVEIGGIWPPKGIGVLDPREIPFLNTLILPSSGAAVTWAHHAILAGKEKRAVYALVATVSLALVFTGFQGMEYYQAPSTISDSIYGSTFFLATGFHGFHVIIGTLFLIVCGIRQYLGHLTKEHHVGFEAAAWYWHFVDVVRLFPFVSIYWWGGI, encoded by the coding sequence ATGATTGAATCTCAGAGGCATTCTTATCATTTGGTAGATCCAAGTCCATGGCCTATTTCGGGTTCCCTCGGAGCTTTGGCAACCACCGTAGGAGGTGTGATGTACATGCACCCATTTCAAGGGGGTGCAACACTTCTCAGTTTGGGCCTCATATTTCTCCTATATACTATGTTCGTATGGTGGCGCGATGTTCTACGTGAATCCACGTTGGAAGGACATCATACCAAAGTCGTACAATTAGGACCTCGATATGGTTTTATTCTGTTTATCGTATCGGAGGTTATGTTCCTTTTTGCTCTTTTTTGGGCTTCTTCTCATTCCTCTTTGGCACCTACGGTAGAGATCGGAGGTATTTGGCCCCCAAAGGGGATTGGGGTTTTAGATCCTCGGGAAATCCCTTTTCTTAATACCCTTATTCTCCCTTCATCCGGAGCTGCCGTAACTTGGGCTCATCATGCTATACTCGCGGGGAAGGAAAAGCGAGCTGTTTACGCTTTAGTAGCTACCGTTTCACTGGCTCTAGTATTCACGGGCTTTCAAGGAATGGAATATTATCAAGCACCCTCCACTATTTCGGATAGTATTTATGGTTCTACCTTTTTCTTAGCAACGGGCTTTCATGGGTTTCATGTGATTATAGGTACTCTTTTCTTGATCGTATGTGGTATTCGCCAATATCTTGGTCATCTGACCAAGGAGCATCACGTTGGCTTTGAAGCAGCTGCATGGTACTGGCATTTTGTAGACGTGGTTCGGCTATTCCCATTTGTCTCTATCTATTGGTGGGGAGGTATATGA
- the LOC135150721 gene encoding small ribosomal subunit protein uS3m-like, which yields MEAPPIKQERSGSSHGGVSIDSIYYYGKSVYQDVNMRSYFGSIRPPTRLTFGFRLGRCLILHFPKRTFIHLFLPRRPRRLKRREKSRPGKKKKKGGRWWAFGKVGPIGCLHSSDDTEKERNEVRGRETGKRAESIGLDDREKKNAIWIWPKKKQRYGYHDRSPSIKILLSKSLRVSGAFKHPKYAGVVNDIAFLIKNDDSFRKTKFLKLFFQKKFRSDSPTSHLLKRTLPSVRPSLNLSAVQYCLLNTKKKMHFDPVVVLNHFLASGVAEPSTMGGANAQGRSLDKRIRSRIAFFVESSTGEKKSLAEAKKRLTRLIRLANDLRFAGTTKTTISLFPFFGATFFFPRGGVGVYKNLIFEDAREPLLGKLRKKCWNLMGKDKVMELIDKFIDLGGVGELIKGIEMMLEIILRNRIIPYGYNSYLNEVKKMRSLLFNRTNTNTLIESVKIKSVYQSASPIAQDISFQPRNKTRSFRSIFSKIVKDIPLVMKKGVEGIRICCSGRLKGAEIARTECGKSGKTSRNVFNQKIDYAPAEVSTRYGISGVKVWISYSLQKRGRAISET from the coding sequence ATGGAAGCCCCCCCTATCAAGCAAGAAAGAAGCGGCTCTTCCCACGGCGGAGTCAGCATTGACTCTATTTATTATTATGGTAAATCAGTGTATCAAGATGTTAATATGAGATCTTATTTCGGTTCGATACGTCCACCTACGAGACTCACCTTTGGCTTTCGTCTCGGTAGGTGTCTTATTCTACATTTTCCCAAAAGAACATTCATTCATTTATTTCTTCCCCGTCGACCACGACGACTGAAACGACGCGAAAAATCCAGACCcggaaagaaaaagaagaaggggGGCCGGTGGTGGGCATTTGGGAAAGTCGGGCCGATCGGGTGTCTTCATTCAAGCGACGATACAGAAAAAGAACGAAACGAAGTGAGAGGCCGGGAGACAGGGAAAAGAGCCGAGTCGATCGGGCTCGACGACCGGGAGAAGAAAAATGCAATCTGGATTTGGCCGAAAAAGAAGCAACGCTATGGATACCATGACCGATCACCGTCGATAAAGATTCTTCTTTCTAAATCACTTCGGGTCAGCGGGGCCTTCAAGCATCCGAAATACGCCGGGGTTGTAAATGACATAGCGTTCCTGATCAAAAATGACGACTCTTTCAGAAAAACGAAGTTCTTAAAGTTATTTTTCCAAAAGAAGTTCCGCTCCGACAGCCCGACGAGTCATCTACTTAAAAGGACCCTCCCTTCAGTGCGCCCTTCCTTGAATTTGTCGGCCGTGCAATACTGCTTATTGAATACAAAGAAAAAAATGCATTTCGACCCCGTCGTAGTTCTCAATCATTTTTTGGCATCGGGCGTGGCTGAACCATCTACGATGGGGGGGGCTAATGCACAGGGAAGAAGCTTAGATAAGAGAATACGTTCTCGCATCGCTTTTTTTGTAGAAAGCTCGACCGGTGAGAAAAAGTCTTTGGCCGAAGCCAAAAAGAGGTTGACCCGCTTAATTCGCTTGGCGAATGATCTTCGCTTCGCGGGAACAACAAAAACCACCATCTCGCTCTTTCCTTTCTTTGGTGCTACCTTTTTCTTTCCAAGGGGTGGGGTTGGGGTGTATAAGAACCTTATTTTTGAGGATGCCCGGGAACCACTCCTGGGTAAATTAAGGAAAAAATGTTGGAACCTCATGGGTAAGGATAAGGTAATGGAATTGATAGATAAATTCATAGACCTAGGCGGGGTAGGAGAATTGATAAAGGGAATAGAGATGATGCTAGAGATCATACTGAGAAACAGAATAATTCCATACGGGTACAACTCTTATTTGAACGAAGTTAAAAAAATGCGATCTTTGTTGTTTAATAGAACAAATACTAATACCTTAATTGAGTCAGTCAAGATAAAATCTGTTTATCAAAGTGCTTCTCCGATTGCCCAAGACATCTCTTTTCAACCGAGAAACAAAACAAGATCATTTCGTTCCATTTTTAGTAAAATAGTGAAGGATATTCCATTAGTAATGAAAAAGGGGGTGGAGGGGATCCGTATATGTTGTTCAGGTCGATTAAAGGGTGCAGAAATAGCTAGAACTGAATGCGGAAAGTCTGGAAAAACATCTCGTAATGTATTTAACCAGAAAATAGATTATGCTCCTGCGGAAGTATCTACTCGTTACGGAATCTCAGGTGTCAAAGTGTGGATTTCATATAGTCTACAAAAAAGGGGACGTGCTATATCCGAAACGtag
- the LOC135150751 gene encoding NADH dehydrogenase [ubiquinone] iron-sulfur protein 2 — MRFWYWWYWTSPKGIISLLFLPFFPMTTRNEQIKNFTSNFGPQHPAAHGVSRLVLEMNGEVVERAEPHIGSLHRGTEKLIEYKTYLQALPYSDRLDYVSTMAQEHAHSSAVERLLNCEVPLRAQYIRVLFREITRISNHSLALTTHAMDVGASTPFLWAFEEREKLLEFYERVSGARMHASFIRPGGVAQDLPLGLCRDIDSSTQQFSSRIDELEEMSTGNRIWKQRLVDIGTVTAQQAKDWGFSGVMLRGLKWWAYPSQPGVCWDSRRAAPYDVHDQLDPDVPVGTRGDRYDRYCIRIEEMRQSVRIIVQCPNKMPSGMIKADDRKLCPPSRGRMKLSMESCIHHFEPYTEGFSVPAPSTYTAVEAPKGEFGVFLVSNGSNRPYRRKIRAPGSAHSQGLDSMSKHHMPADVVTIIGTQDIVSGEVDR, encoded by the exons ATGCGTTTCTGGTACTGGTGGTATTGGACAAGCCCTAAGGGAATAATCTCTTTATTATTTCTGCCTTTCTTTCCCATGACGACCAGGAACGAGCAAATCAAAAATTTCACTTCGAACTTCGGACCTCAACATCCTGCTGCTCATGGTGTTTCACGATTAGTATTGGAAATGAACGGAGAAGTGGTGGAACGCGCGGAACCACATATTGGATCACTCCA TAGAGGGACTGAGAAATTAATAGAGTACAAAACTTATCTTCAAGCTTTACCTTATTCTGATCGTTTAGA CTATGTTTCTACGATGGCCCAAGAACACGCTCATTCTTCAGCCGTAGAGAGACTTTTGAATTGCGAGGTACCATTACGAGCTCAATATATACGAGTGTTATTCCGTGAAATAACTCGAATTTCAAATCATTCACTTGCTTTAACTACTCATGCTATGGATGTGGGAGCATCAACTCCGTTCCTGTGGGCTTTTGAGGAGCGGGAGAAATTGTTGGAATTCTATGAAAGAGTCTCGGGAGCCAGGATGCATGCCAGTTTCATACGACCAGGTGGAGTGGCACAAGATCTGCCTCTTGGCTTATGTCGAGATATTGATTCCTCCACACAACAATTTTCTTCTCGTATCGACGAATTAGAAGAGATGTCAACCGGCAACCGTATCTGGAAACAACGATTAGTGGATATTGGTACTGTCACTGCACAGCAAGCAAAGGATTGGGGATTCAGTGGTGTAATGTTAAGAGGTC TTAAGTGGTGGGCCTACCCATCCCAACCAGGGGTATGCTGGGATTCGCGAAGAGCAGCACCTTACGATGTTCATGACCAATTGGATCCTGACGTACCAGTAGGTACCAGAGGAGATCGCTATGATCGTTACTGTATTCGTATCGAAGAGATGCGACAAAGTGTTCGGATCATTGTGCAATGTCCTAATAAAATGCCTAGTGGCATGATCAAAGCCGATGATCGTAAGCTATGTCCTCCATCACGAGGCCGAATGAAACTATCCATGGAATCGTGC ATTCACCATTTCGAACCTTATACAGAAGGTTTTTCCGTACCAGCTCCTTCTACCTATACCGCAGTTGAAGCACCTAAAGGAGAATTTGGTGTCTTTCTGGTCAGTAATGGAAGCAATCGTCCCTACCGTCGTAAAATAAGAGCACCTGGCTCTGCCCATTCACAAGGACTCGATTCTATGTCCAAACATCACATGCCAGCAGATGTGGTCACCATCATAGGTACTCAAGATATTGTGTCTGGAGAGGTGGATAGATAG